The DNA region CTCGTCGGGGGACAGGACGGGGGTGGCCGACAGTTCCGCTGTGCTCGGGGCCGGTGCGCGCCCGGGCTTGCCGAACAGTTCCGGGCGGCGCTTGCGCATGTAGGACAGGTACGGTTCGAGCCGGTCGCACACGATGATCACCGCGACCAGCGGATCCGGGTGGGCCGCAGGCGGTTCCACCGACCCCAGGAATTCCAGCGCCGCGGCGTAGGTCGCGCCGCTGGTGGGCCCGGCCAGCACCCCGTGCCCGGTGGCCAGGGCCAGGGTGGCGTCGACCGCGCGCCCGGCCTCGACGGTCATGATGCGGTCGTAGAACTCGGGCTGGAACAACCCCACATCCCACATCTCGGTCTCCGAGCGGATCCCGGGAATGAAATCCCCGCGCTCGGAGACCACCGCGACGGTCTTCAACTCCGGATTGTGTTTGCGCAGAAACGTCGCCGTGCCCCGGGTCGAGCCGGTGGTGCCCAGCCCGCCGACCAGATAGTCGACGCGGGTGATGCCGTCGCGCGCCAGATCCTCGTGAATCTCGCGCCCGGTCCCGTGATGGTGGGCCTCGATGTTCTTCTCGCTGGTGTACTGCGAGGGGTGATACCAGGCTCCCGGAGCCCGGGCCATGGTCGATTCGATGACGGTGTAGACATCGTTGGGCGCCGTCGGATCCGGGCATTCCGACAAACCCGGCAATTCTTCGATGTCGGTGCCCAACAGCTGCAACAGCTCTCGCACTTCGGCGACCTTGATCCGATTGGTCACCGCCCGCAAGCCGATCCCGTGCAGCGCGGCCAGCACGCGCAGCGCCTTGGCGGTATTACCGCTCGACGCCTCGATCAACGTCTGCTTCCCGGCGATGATTGCGTCGAGGTCGTCGCGGATCATGCCCCACGCCACCCGATCCTTCACCGACCCGAACGGGTTGTAGAACTCGAGTTTCGCGTAGAGCTCGACGTGGGTGAGCCCGTGCACGGCCGGATCCAGCCGCAGCAGTGGGGTATTGCCGATCAGTTCGGTGATGTGGTCGTAGCGCATTCAGTGCACCTCGTGCCAGTCGAGGTCGCGGCACACCAGGAAGACTCCGGACTCGCGCGCCACCGCCAGTTTCGGCGGCACCGGATGCATCGAGGCGCGCGCGGCCGACAGATCCATGTGATAGGCGGCGGTATTGGGAAACACCACGAAATCACCCGATTGTGGATACCGCTCTAGCCACACTTTGTGGTTGGTGATCAGATCGCGCTCCAGGCACAGCCGCCCGGCCAGAAACACCCCCACCGCACCGGAATTCGGGCGCGCGCGAGCGGGATCGCGCCCGTCGGGACGGGTTTCGGCGGGGATCAGGATCGGGTCCACCATCACCTCCTGATCGGCCGGGGTGACGGTGTCGCGACTGAGATCGAGGTTCACCAGGGTCGAGCCGTCGGCGGTGCGCTTGACGAACTCCACCCGCGCCACGGTGATTCCGGCGTGGTCGACCAGCGCTTTGCCCGGCTCCAGCCAGACATCGAGGAGGTTCTCCCCAGCCACCTGTGCAAAACTGCGGCCGCCTTGGGATTCCAGGCCCGTATCCAGGAGATCTGCGAGCATCCGCGGGGCATCCACAATGTTGGCGTATTTGTGAAAAACTGGTGTCCCGTGCACCGCGCCGTCCTCGACGTGGAACCCGAAAGTGTTGGTGCCCCACGCCATCTGCTCTCCGTGACCGGCCAGCGATTCACGCAGCGCGTGCACATACGCATCGAATGCACCGGCGTCGGCGGTGAACACCTGCCGGAATCCGCCACCGATATCGAGCACCGACGGGGTCAGTCCGCGCCCGTACGCGCGCTCGGTCAACTCCAGGCAACTCTCCACCGCCCGTACCCTTTCGGCCGGTTCGCCCGAATCGAGGTGAAAAGCGAACCCGCGGAACTCGATCCGGTCGCGCTGCTCCACCAGTACTGCGAGAACCTGGTCGATCTCGGCCAAGGGCACACCGAACCGGCTCACCGGCGTCCCCATGAATCCACACATTCGCACCAATACGGGCACCGGTGTGTCCGCCAGTGCGGCAACACGTTCCAGCTCCCACAGATTGTCGACATTGATCGTCACCCCGCTGCCCACCAGCGCCCGCAACAACCCCTCACCCTTGGGTCCGGTCACCTCGATGTGTTCGGGCTCGAACCCCGCCTTCAACGCCGCGGCCAGCTCCGCCTCCGAGGCCACATCGATCCCGATCCCCGCCGCCCGCGCCGCGGCCACGAACGCGCGCGACTGATTCACCTTGTGCGCGTAGCAGATCCGGAACCCGCCCACCCGCGCCGCCAACTCGGCCCGCAGCCGCTCCAGATTCTCGGCGAACACCTGCGGAAACACCAGATGCGCCGGCGACCCGAACTCGGCGACCGCGTCGGCCACCGCGCCCGGCGTGGCCAGGAACTCCGACACCAGCGCATGCATCTTCGCCGGCAGTCCCGGCGCCGCAGCAGCGGTCATACCGCGGTTTCGGTGGTCGCGGGCGCGGGCGTGATCAGGGTCGGGTTGTAGCCGCTGTCGCGTAACGCCTCGAACGCCCGATGCCGATTGCGGGGGCTGCGGAACTCCGCGACCACCCGCTTGCTGACCAGATCGATGTCGCCCACCCCGATGCCCATCGCGTCGAGCACCCCGCCGATGGTGCGCACGCAATGCTTGCACGTCATGTCCGGGACATAGAACACGTGATCCTCGGGCGCCAGTTCACCGTTCTCCGACCCGGTTTCGGCTGCCACCTCCACGGCTGTGATCTGGTCGGCGATCCGCACGAACAGATCGGTGAACCGGTCGATCACCAGCGGCAGAATGCTGTAGTGCGCACCGTCGAGCTGATGCGGCATGGCGGCCAGGCACGCCGGGCGGGTGCCCGGCGGCAGCAGCGCGTACTGGCGCGAGATCAGATCCAGCTCGTCGTGATACTTGGCGATCGCCTCTGCCACACTCAACCCCTCGACATTGGTGGCGCGGCGCATGACGCGGTGGGCGTCCTCGATGGTCATGTCCTTCATGGCGCGCAGCGTCGCCACCGTCTCCGCCGAATACCGCACGGTCCCATCGGGTTGGGTGGTGAGGGTGACCGCGATCATGCCGCGCCGATAGCTCGACGCCTGCAACTCCCAGAACCAGCGCGTCGCCACCGCCGAATAGATCCCCGAATCGCGCATGCCGACCGCGAATTCGGCCGGGCTGCGATACGGCGTCCACCGGGCCAGCAGCGCGTGCTGGGCCAGCGCCCGTCCCGCCGCCTCGATACCGACCCGGAAGATCTCGTGCGGCTCGTGATCGGTGGTGGTGCCCTCGAGCACCGCCTGCTCACGCGGGCCCAGCGTCGACATCCGCTGCGCCAGCGCGGTGTCGGCGTCGAGGGCGTGCCACAGCGAAAGCACCGTCTCGCGCATGGCGATGGGCACGATCGCGCCCAGCCCGCCGCTTCGCACATGCCCGGTGTTGGGGATGCCGTCACTGTCGGTCCAGGCGATGCGATGGGTCGCGCTGGTCACCTGATCGGCACGGCAGGGACGCATGAACCGCTCCAGATACAGCCGCTGCGACAGCGTCAGATGCGAGCCCGGCTCCGAACTCAAGGCCGTGCACGTGTATTCGACCCGCCGCCCCGGCGGCGGCACGGGGGCCGCGCCCAGCCCGGGCCGGGCCAGCCCGGCCAGTACCCGGGAGGCGGCGCGGCGGTCGTAGCGGGGTTCGGGGCCTGTCCTGGTCACGAGACCTCCTCGGCAATCGTGGCGACACACTCGGTGAACCGGTCGATCTCCTCGGAGGTGGTGTAGACGTGGGTGCTCACACGCACCGAATCCTCGTCGGCCGGTGTTCGGTTCGCGGGTACGCAGTGGGCGCCGGTGCGCACCAGGAACCCCAGCTCGCTGAGCACGAAACCCAGATCGGTGGCGCTGATCCCGGCCACGGTGAAAGACACGATCCCGTACCCGGTTTCGCACGGCGCATAGGCCGGGCCGGGGGTGAACTCCACACCGCGGATCGGGCGCAGACCCGCGATCAGCGCCTGCGTCAAGCCCCGATTGTGGGCGGCGATGGCGTCGAGCCCGAGCTCGTCGAGCACCTCGAGGGCCGCGCCGAGGGCGAGAATGCCGGGCAGGTTGTGGGTGCCGCCCTCGAGCAGCTGCGGCATCGCCCCGGCCACCAGTCCCGAATCCTCCAGTGACACCCCCGAATTGCCGCCCGGCAGAAACGGTGTCAGTTCACTGTGGCGGCGGCGGTGGCAATACAACACGCCCGTCCCCGGCGCCCCGAACATCTTGTGCGCGGCGAACACCGCGAAATCCGCGCCCAGCTCCCGCACCCGCACCGGCAGATGCCCACCGGACTGGCTGCAGTCGAAACACAGCGCGATCGCCGGATCGATGCGCCCGCGCAGCTCTTCCAACGTGGTCAGCCCGCCGAACACATGATGCAGATGCGACACCGCGATCAACCGGGTACGCGGTGAGATCCGCGCCGCCACATCCTCGAGGTCGGCCTCACCCAGCGCGGTGACCCGATAGGGCACCAGCTCGATGCGGCGCCCGAAGCGCGCCAGCAGCCCGCGCAGATGCTGCCACGGATACACGTTCGAGGCGTGATCGCGTGGACTGTAGAGGATCTCGTCGCCCTCGCGCAGATTCGCCAGCCCCCAGGACAGCGCCACCGCGTTCAGCCCGGCCGTGGCCCCGCCGGTGAACACCACCTCATCCGGTGCGGCCCCGATGAATTCGGCCATCGCCGCGCGCACCGACTCCACACGACGGGTCTGTTCCCCGGCCCACGGATAGGTGCCGCGCCCGGCGTTGGCGGTGCGCTCGCTGTGATAGCGGTGCACCGCATCGATCACCAGGCGCGGTTTCTGTGTGGTGGAAGCGGAATCGAGGTAGACCTCGGCGGTGTCGGCCAGGGCGGGGAACAGCGCGCGCACGGGTGGGCGCGCCGGTTCCCGGGCGGCGGGCGGCGTAGCGGTCGCGGGTGCCGAGGCGCGCACCATTGCCCTCCCTCCCAGGAGTGAGCGCTGGACGTCACCAACGATACGCACATTTGCCGAGTGGCTGGAAGGTTCTGGCGGGCAACCGGTTTCGCTACCACGTCCGGGGAACGCTCAGCGTTCGGGACCACCTGGATTGCACAGCGCCGACACCGTCGCGTCGTAACCGACCGCGGGCCGCCACGGTTCGATATTCCAGCTGGTCTTGTCCGGCGCCACCGCGCGCGCCCACTCCCAGTGACAACGGAACTGGTCGTACATGCCGGGGGTGTCGGCGTCGGGGGCCAGCGTCAGCACTTCCCGCCACGCGCGATCCCCGGCCGCCGGGAACTTGTCGGCCCGCCCGGCCGGGGTCGGATAGATCCGCAACCGGCGCCCGTCGATCTCGTCGGTCCACTCGGTGCGGTCGATGAGCGGTTGATCGGCCAGTGGATCCACCGCCGGGTGGGCCGGTGTCGCGATCGCCGCCGCACTCGAGGTCGGTGCAGCGTTCGCAGGCGCGGGTGCCACCGTCGCCGAGACCGGTCCCAGCGAACTCACCACCACCGGTGGCGAATCCTCGGCCGCACCACAACCGGTCAGTACCAGTGCCAGCGCGAACGCGGGCGGGCCACCCGCGAGTTTCCAGCGCCGCCGCATGGGCACACGCCCCTTTCATCCGATCCGTCCTGACCGGATCCGACGCTACCAGCGGGTATCCCGCACACTCGGGACGTGCGGGGCCGACCGGGGCTTCGATGCTCCGGTTTGCCCGCGCTGGTGCATTGGCCCAGACAGCCCCTACGATGTCACGCGCGGGGCGGTTCGTGAAAGAGGGAACCGTCCGGCACCCTTGGTACCGGATGGTTGCTGACTGGCAGGGGAGAGATGAACGCCGCGAACGTGAAACTGCTTGTGTGGGAGTGCGACAACACCCTGTGGGACGGGGTGGTGTGCGACTCGACCGCCGGAGCGCTGCGCGCCGAAGCCGCGCGCTCGCTGCGCATCCTCAACGAGCGTGGCGTCATGCACGCGATCGCCTCGCGCGGTGAATGGGCCTGGACGGTCGAGCAGCTGCGCCGCCACGGGGTGGCCGAGCGTTTCGCCGCCGTCGAGGTCGGCTGGGGCCGCAAGTCCGCCGCCATCAACCGCATCGCCGAAACCCTGGGCGTGGGCCTGGCCCAGGTCGGCTACATCGACGCCGAACCGCTCGAACGCAGCGAAGTCGCGCACGCGCTGCCCCAGGTCCGCTGCTACGCCGCCCGCCACGTGGATGTGCTTGCCGCGCTCCAGGAATTCCGCGCCCCCATCGGCGACGTCCCGCCCCCGACTTCCCCGATGGGCATCTCCCACATCCACGCGCACTGACGGCCCCGTCCCCGTCGCCGGACCCGGCGTGCCTCGCTGTCGGCTCCTACGCCCGTTGGCGGGCCGAGCTCGAGGAGTTGTCGGCAGGCAGGGCCACGCGGCATCCGAGGCATAGGCGAAGGGCCCCGGTCGTGATCGACCGGGGCCCTTCGCTGTTCACACCGTGTCAGGCAGGGGTGGATTCGGATTTGCCGCCGCGGATCTCGACGATCGGGAGCACCAGCGCCGCCGGAGCGGACGCCGGGACCATCGGCTGCACAGGCGCAACGGGTGCAATTCGGGTGTAGCCGGCGCTCTGATCCGGGCGAGTGTCGGCCTGGCCCTTGTTGGGCCACATCGCCGCAGCCCGTTCGGCCTGCGCGGTGATGGTCAGCGACGGGTTCACACCCAGGTTCGCCGAGACCGCCGCGCCGTCGACCACCGACATGGTCGGGTAGCCGTAGACGCGGTGGTAGGCGTCGATGACACCGTGCTCGGCGTCCGCGCCGATCGCCGCGCCACCCAGGAAGTGGGCGGTCAGCGGAATGTTGAAGACCTCGCCCCAGGTGCCGCCCGCGACACCGCCGATGGTGTCGGCGACCTTGCGGGTGACCTCGTTGCCGGCGGGGATCCAGGTCGGATTCGGTTCGCCGTGGCCCTGTTTGGAGGTGAGCTTGCGCCCGAACAGCCCGCGCTTGGTGTAGGTGGTGATGGAGTTGTCCAGATGCTGCATCACCAGCGAGATGATGGTGCGCTCACTCCAGTTCTTCACCGACATGAACTGCAACAGCATCAAAGGATGCCGCAGCACGATGCCCAGGAAGCGTAGCCAGCGCGGGATGCTGCCGCCGCCGTCGACCATGAGCGTCTGCAGCAGACCCATCGAATTGGAGCCCTTGCCGTAGCGGACCGGTTCGATGTGGGTGTCGGGGGTCGGGTGGATGGAGGAGGTGATGGCCACGCCGCGGGTGTAATCGACATCGGGGTTCACCTTGCGGGTGGCCGCGCCGAGGATCGATTCGGAGTTGGTGCGGGTCAGCAGGCCCAGCCGCGACGACAGCTGCGGCAGCACGCCCTTGTCGCGCATGGCGAACAGCAGCTGCTGGGTGCCGCGCGTTCCGGCGGCCAGCACCACGTGCTTGGCGGTGTAGGTCTTGGGCTGCTTGCGGAACCACGCGCCGGTGCGTTCGGTCTCCACGTCCCAGGTGCCGTCGGGCAGCGGGCGCACGGTGGTGACCGTGGTCATCGGGAACACCTGCGCGCCACCCTTTTCCGCCAGGTACAGGTAGTTCTTGACCAGGGTGTTCTTGGCGTTGTGGCGGCAGCCGGTCATGCACTCGCCACATTCGATGCAGCCGGTGCGCTCGGGGCCCGCGCCACCGAAGTACGGGTCGGGCACGGTCTTGCCCGCCTCGCCGAAGAACACCCCGACCGGGGTCTGCACGAAGGTGTCGCCCACGCCCATGTCCTCGGCGACCTGCTTGAACACCTCGTCGGCGGGGGTCATGTGCGGGTTGGTGACCACGCCGAGCATCTTGCGGGCCTGCTCGTAGTAAGGCATCAGCTCGTCGTGCCAATCGGTGATCTCGCGCCACTGCGGGTCGGCGAAGAACGGGGCCGGGGGCACGTAGAGGGTGTTGGCGTAGTTGAGCGAGCCGCCACCCACGCCCGCGCCGGCCAGGATCAGCACATCGCGCAGCGGGTGGATGCGCTGAATGCCGAAGCAGCCCAGCTTCGGGGCCCACAGGAACTTGCGCAGGTCCCAGCTGGTGTCGGGGAGCTGGTCGTCGGTGAAGCGCTGACCGGCCTCGAGCACGCCGACGGTATAGCCCTTCTCGGTCAGGCGCAGTGCGCTCACACTGCCGCCGAATCCGGACCCGACGATGAGCACGTCGAAGTCGGTGTCGCGTTGGGTCATGAGGACTCCCTTGTCGTCGTCGACAGTGTGGCGGCGGTTACGCTAATGCGGACAGTTGTGACTGTCAACGTCGGACCGGGTTGCGGTATCTATGCTGTTCGCGTGGACCGATACAGCCGCCTGCAACTCGCCGAACTCAGTGGGGTGGCCGCCCGCACCATCCGCTACTACCACTCGGTCGGCGTGCTGCCCAAACCCGGCCGCGCCGGCAAGGAAGCGGTCTACGGTCGCGACCACCTCGAACGGCTGCGCGCCATCACCACCATGCAGGCGCGCGGGCTGCGCCTGGACGCGATCCGGGAGGTGTTCGAGGCCGAGGTCCCCGGCGACGGGGACTGGCGTGAGGTCTTCGATCCGCGCTACGGCGGCGACACCGGAACCGGCGCTCTGCTCGACGACGACGCCCTGACCGAGTTGCTCGGTGATCGCCGCCCCGAGATCCTCGACGACCTGCAGGCCGCGGGCTACCTCGAAGGCGTCGGCGCGGGCTGGCGGGTGCCCGAACCGGCCATGCTCTCCGGTGCGCTCGTGCTCTACGACGTCGGATTCGACATCGCGCTCTCGGGGGTGCTGCGCAAGCTGATTCGCACCCACATCGCGACCCTGGCCGACGAGATGGTGCGCGCGGTGCGCGGGGCGTCGAGCGCGCAGTACGACGGGGAGGGCGTGGAGGTCGACCTGGACCGATTCCGCGACCGCTTCCGGGCCGCGGCCCGCGAGGTCGGTGGAGCCACCCTGGTCGAGGAGATCGAACGGGTGGTGCGCGAGCACTGAGCCGCGCCGCGCCCGTATCAGGGCGCGGGGACCGCGGTGGGGACGGTGACGGGGGACTCGCAGCTGGCGGGCGGATCCACCAGGTGGCAATCGGAGGGGAAGCGCACCGGCTCGTAGCCGGCGGGTACGCCGCCGGCGGTGATGATCTGGCGGTAGGTGCCCACCGCGTCGGTGGGCTTGCGGGTCAGCGACGGATCGGTCTGCACGTCGACGGTGTAGAGCCCGAAACGCGGTGCGAACGAACCCCACTCGTAGTTGTCGGTCAGGCTCCAGTAGTTGTAGCCGATCAGGTTCATGCCGTCGGCCTTGGCGCGCTGCAACCAGTACACGGTGTCGCGCAGATGATCGGAGCGGGTGTAACCGTCGGCGCGGGGCGCCCCGTTGTCGGTCGGCATGCCGTTCTCCACCACCCACAGCGGCTTGCCGGGGAACATGCGCGAATAGTGTTGCAGCGCATAGTAGATGCCCTCGGGCCGGATCGGCAGGTCCCACATGCCCGCCGGCGGGGCGACCGAGCCGTCGGGCAGGTTGACCGCGTGGGACTTGGGCGGCTCGTAGCCGAAGTAGTAGTCCACCCCGATGAAGTCGAGCTTGTCACCGATGCGCTCCATGAGCGGCCCGTTGACCTGTGCCTCCGCGCCCGCCACGTAGCCGACATTGCTGGTGACCAGCGCCTTGGGCTGCACCTGGTGGATGTAGTCGTAGATCTCGTTGTGCACCTGGGCGACCCGGTCGAGCATCTGATCGGCGTCGGTGTCGTTCTGGCGCACCTCGTGCATGATGTAGGCGACCGGCTCGTTGACCGTCACCCAGACCGGATTGCGCGAGGTGTAGCGGTCGACCACCTTGCGGGCATTCGCCAGCCAGTCGGCCACCATGTGCTCGTCGCGCCAGCCGCCGCGATCGGCCGCCCAGCCCGGGTACACCCAATGGTCCAGCGTCAGCATGGGTTCCATGCCGTTGGCCACGATGTCGTCGATGACGCTGTCGTAGAAGGCGAACCCCGCCTCGTCCCACACCCCGGGTTCGGGCTGCAGCCGCGCCCATTCGATGCCGATGCGGAACACCTTCGAACCCAGACTGGCGGCCAGCGCGATGTCGGACTGGTAGCGCGAGCGGAAGTCGATGGAGTTGCGGTAGCGGTCCCAGTCGGGGTTGGCGTCGATGTAGTGCGTCCAGTTGCTGTCGGGCGCGTGGCCTTCGGACTGGAAGCCCGAGGCTGCCACACCCCACAGGAAGTCCGGGCCCAGGCCGCCGTGCGTGCCCTGGGGCGAGGGCAGGGCGGGGGTGGCGTGGGCGGCCGAGGCCACCGGCAACAGCGTCGCGGCGGCGGCGAGCCCGGCGAGGACTAGTCGGTGCAAGCGACGGCGCATCGGGGCTCCTTCTCCGGGACGCCTGGTCGGAATGTCCCTTTCGGAGCGTAGCTGTCAATTAACTGAATTCCGGGGCAGCCGGGCGCGTGTCGCGCAGTGGGCCCGATCTCCCCGCCCGCCCGTCAACGCCCGGATTTCCGGTCCGGAAAACCCGCGCGCGACGCTGACCTGCGCCGATATCCACTCATGCGGATCCGGACAGATCGGGCATGGTCCACGGAGGCCTACCGTTCGAGACGTACCGGCCTGTGGCCCAAGCTGTTCCAGGAGGGGGAGTCACAGTCCGGTGCGGGCTGCCGGAAAGTTCCTAGCCCGGCAGCGTGACCGGGTCGGCACAGCTGTCGAGGGCGTCGACCAGCGAGCAGCTCGCCGGCGGGCGGGTCGGCAGGTATCCGCCGGGCACACCGGCGTCGTGGGTGATCGCGCGGTAGGCGTCCACGGCGTCGGTGGGCTTGCGGGTCAGCGACGGATCGGTCTGTACGTCCACGGTGTAGAGCCCGAAACGCGGTGTGTAGGAACCCCACTCGTAGTTGTCGGTGAGACTCCAGTAGTTGTAGCCGATCACGCCGATGCCGTCGGCCTTGGCGCGCTGCAGCCAGTAGATGGTGTCGCGCAGGTCGTCGGCTCGGGTATAGCCGTCGGCGCGGGGTGCGCCGTTCTCGGTCGGCATTCCGTTCTCCACGATGTAGAGCGGTTTGCCCGGGAACAGCCGCGCGAAGTGGCGCAGCGCGTAGTAGAGGCCGTCGGCCTGCAGCGGCAGCTTCCACAACTGGGAGGCGGCGAACGCGCTGTACTGCGCGGCGGTGTCGGGGGACAAGCCGTAGTAGTAGTCGATGCCCACGAAATCCAGCTTGGCGGCGATGGCGTCGAGCATGCCGCCATCGACCAGCGGATCGGCGGCCGGCACATAGGCGAGATTGCTGGTCACCATCGCGGCGGGCTGCCGCGCGTGGATGTGGTCGTAGATGCTGTTGTGCGCCTGGGCCAGTCGCGCCTGCATGGTCAGCGCCTCGGTCGCGGGCAGCCCGCCGTTGCGGACCTCGTTCATGATGTAGGCGAAGGGCTCGTTGATCGTCACCCACACCGGATCCGCGCCCGCGTAGCGGTCCACCACCGCGCGCATGTTCGCCAGCCAGTCCTCGACCATGTCCGGATTGCCCCAGCCGCCGCGGTCGGCTTCCCAGCCCGGGTACACCCAGTGATCCAGGGTGATCATGGGCCGCATGCCTGCCGACCGGACCGCCGCGATCACCTTGTCGTAGAACGCGAATCCCGCCTCGTCCCACACTCCCGGCTGCGGCTGCACTCGCGCCCACTCCACGCTGATCCGGTAGGTGTCGACCCCCAAGCCCTTGGCGAGCGCGATGTCGGAGGAGTAGCGGTCGTAGAAGTCGACGCTGTCGCCGTAGGGGTCGTAGTCGGGGTGGGTGGCGGCGTAGCGTCGCCAATTACTATCGGGCGCATGGCCTTCGGACTGGAAGCCGGAGGCGGCCACACCCCAGTGGAAGTCCGCGCCCAGGGCCGGAAGGAGTTGCGGAGCGGGTCGTGCGGTGGCCGGGGCGGTGCTCGCCAGCAGTGCGGTCACCGCGACCGCCAGGGCGGCGGCGTGGCGTCGGGTGTGCGCTCGCATGACACTCCTCGTCCGGTGAACCATGAATTGAGCAGCCGAGCAGCATTATTGCGCGACTCGGGCCCGCACCACCCAGGGTTCGACCGAATAGTCCCGCTCGGGCGCGGCGTCGAGATAACGGGCGGCCAGCACGTCGGCCGCGAGCTCCTCCATCGTCTCCCAGCCGGTGTCATGCAGCAGCCGCGCCACGCGAGCGGCCGCGGTGAGCGGCACATCCAAGACCAACTCCGCACCGCCGGGACAACCGGCCAGCAGTGTCAGGACCGCCCTGGTCGAGGGGCACCGGCCTGCGGCGGGGATCTCAGCACCGACCGTGGCACGGCGCGGGGTAGGCATGCCACGGGGATGCACCCGACACTGGTCACCGAGATGGATGGCGAAAACGGGTGCCTCCGGATCGAATCCGTCCACGCGTCGCACGAATTCTGCGACCTGCGACGGCGTAGCCGGGCCGAACCGGTCGGAATCGGCTGTGGGCAGCGCGATTCCGATGCCGGTGTCGGTGACCCGAACGAACCGCACGTCCCGATAGGGGTTGTGCGCGGCGAAAGTGTCCAGGGCCCTGCCGAACACGATCACCTGGCGCGTACCCGTCGACACGGCGTCGGCCAGCCGGTCCTCCGCGTACCGCTGCCGTGCGGCCGCCAGCAGGCGAGGGCCCCGATCGCGGGAGGCGCGCGGGGCCGCATCACCCGCGACGGCCGCCGCGCTCATGCGCCGGGCTCGTCGCGGCGCGGTTCGGGGCCGTGGGGCCCGCGTGCGTCGGGACCATTGTGGTGCTCGGGTCCCGGGGGATGCTGCGGCCCGCCGAAGGGCCAACCCGGAACCTGGGGCATCCCGGGCACTTTCGACCAATCGGGCATGCCAGGCATGGACGGCATTTCGGGCATGGATGGCATGGGCGGGACGCCCGGCATCGGCGGCAGGGGCGGAACGGGCGGGATCGGCGGCGTGGAGTGCATCGGGGGAATCTGGATGCCGGCGGCGGGTCCGCCGAAGCGCTGAAACGCGGCTTGACGTGAGGTGCCGAAGATTTCGCCGATCTCGGCCCAGGTTCGGCCCTCGTCGCGGGCCTGCCGCACCAGCGAGCGCAGCACATCGTCGACGACGCCGTCGAGGCTGCGCGCCGCGCGCAGCGCCGCCATCACCGACGGCGGAGGCACTTCCGGCGCTGGTCGCAGCACCTCGGCGACGAAATCGGCATTGGCGGACAACAGTTTTGCCAGGATCGCGCGCTCGTCGGCGGGATCGCGGGGCTGGGAATCACTCATATGTAAATGCTGCCTTTACGCGAAAGCCGCTGTCAAGAAACGATTTACACACCCTGGATACTGAGCATTAGCTGAAAGAGAGGCGCATTGTTTGCCGCCCCTATAACGTGTTCGTCAGCGATCTGGAGGTGCTGGGTGAGGACACCGACGACATGACCGATCCAGAGAGACGCGCAGCCGAGCACGAGCTGTTCGAACTGGTCCGCAAGCCCGGATTCGAGGGGCCCGGCTGGAATCTGCTGGCGGACAGTCTGGTTCGCCACGCGTTGGCGGTGCTCGGGCCATGGGTGCGCAGCGGGTGGATTTTCGCGGTGGCCGAACGCAACCGGATGCCCCTGCGGCCGACCGAGCAGGAACGGTTGCTGGTGGAGACCCGCTTCGCGGAGGACTTCGTGCAGGACACCATCACCCGGGCGCTGGAACGCT from Nocardia tengchongensis includes:
- a CDS encoding pyridoxal-phosphate dependent enzyme, with translation MRYDHITELIGNTPLLRLDPAVHGLTHVELYAKLEFYNPFGSVKDRVAWGMIRDDLDAIIAGKQTLIEASSGNTAKALRVLAALHGIGLRAVTNRIKVAEVRELLQLLGTDIEELPGLSECPDPTAPNDVYTVIESTMARAPGAWYHPSQYTSEKNIEAHHHGTGREIHEDLARDGITRVDYLVGGLGTTGSTRGTATFLRKHNPELKTVAVVSERGDFIPGIRSETEMWDVGLFQPEFYDRIMTVEAGRAVDATLALATGHGVLAGPTSGATYAAALEFLGSVEPPAAHPDPLVAVIIVCDRLEPYLSYMRKRRPELFGKPGRAPAPSTAELSATPVLSPDELEQLDRTARPTIVDTRGAMAYRIAHVPGALNIRDDQLDDMLNQGVPFSRSRPVVFVCPVGEVSLRFAALARRAGYDARSLAGGITAWRDAGKPMESAPRPV
- a CDS encoding alanine racemase translates to MTAAAAPGLPAKMHALVSEFLATPGAVADAVAEFGSPAHLVFPQVFAENLERLRAELAARVGGFRICYAHKVNQSRAFVAAARAAGIGIDVASEAELAAALKAGFEPEHIEVTGPKGEGLLRALVGSGVTINVDNLWELERVAALADTPVPVLVRMCGFMGTPVSRFGVPLAEIDQVLAVLVEQRDRIEFRGFAFHLDSGEPAERVRAVESCLELTERAYGRGLTPSVLDIGGGFRQVFTADAGAFDAYVHALRESLAGHGEQMAWGTNTFGFHVEDGAVHGTPVFHKYANIVDAPRMLADLLDTGLESQGGRSFAQVAGENLLDVWLEPGKALVDHAGITVARVEFVKRTADGSTLVNLDLSRDTVTPADQEVMVDPILIPAETRPDGRDPARARPNSGAVGVFLAGRLCLERDLITNHKVWLERYPQSGDFVVFPNTAAYHMDLSAARASMHPVPPKLAVARESGVFLVCRDLDWHEVH
- a CDS encoding heavy-metal-associated domain-containing protein, giving the protein MTRTGPEPRYDRRAASRVLAGLARPGLGAAPVPPPGRRVEYTCTALSSEPGSHLTLSQRLYLERFMRPCRADQVTSATHRIAWTDSDGIPNTGHVRSGGLGAIVPIAMRETVLSLWHALDADTALAQRMSTLGPREQAVLEGTTTDHEPHEIFRVGIEAAGRALAQHALLARWTPYRSPAEFAVGMRDSGIYSAVATRWFWELQASSYRRGMIAVTLTTQPDGTVRYSAETVATLRAMKDMTIEDAHRVMRRATNVEGLSVAEAIAKYHDELDLISRQYALLPPGTRPACLAAMPHQLDGAHYSILPLVIDRFTDLFVRIADQITAVEVAAETGSENGELAPEDHVFYVPDMTCKHCVRTIGGVLDAMGIGVGDIDLVSKRVVAEFRSPRNRHRAFEALRDSGYNPTLITPAPATTETAV
- a CDS encoding aminotransferase class V-fold PLP-dependent enzyme, with the translated sequence MVRASAPATATPPAAREPARPPVRALFPALADTAEVYLDSASTTQKPRLVIDAVHRYHSERTANAGRGTYPWAGEQTRRVESVRAAMAEFIGAAPDEVVFTGGATAGLNAVALSWGLANLREGDEILYSPRDHASNVYPWQHLRGLLARFGRRIELVPYRVTALGEADLEDVAARISPRTRLIAVSHLHHVFGGLTTLEELRGRIDPAIALCFDCSQSGGHLPVRVRELGADFAVFAAHKMFGAPGTGVLYCHRRRHSELTPFLPGGNSGVSLEDSGLVAGAMPQLLEGGTHNLPGILALGAALEVLDELGLDAIAAHNRGLTQALIAGLRPIRGVEFTPGPAYAPCETGYGIVSFTVAGISATDLGFVLSELGFLVRTGAHCVPANRTPADEDSVRVSTHVYTTSEEIDRFTECVATIAEEVS
- a CDS encoding DUF2599 domain-containing protein, whose amino-acid sequence is MRRRWKLAGGPPAFALALVLTGCGAAEDSPPVVVSSLGPVSATVAPAPANAAPTSSAAAIATPAHPAVDPLADQPLIDRTEWTDEIDGRRLRIYPTPAGRADKFPAAGDRAWREVLTLAPDADTPGMYDQFRCHWEWARAVAPDKTSWNIEPWRPAVGYDATVSALCNPGGPER